From Xenopus laevis strain J_2021 chromosome 7L, Xenopus_laevis_v10.1, whole genome shotgun sequence, one genomic window encodes:
- the fut2.L gene encoding galactoside alpha-(1,2)-fucosyltransferase 2, producing MANRKFWILVVVVVIFIGNMSYIYYNNIKVSTIMEYIQRSDQENSTSTQAATVRPLTGMWTVGPAGRLGNIMGEYATLYALAKLNGHQAYITQNMHNQLSKIFKIKLPVINDEALNRIKWRDYWLHDWMSPEYYNIEGEYVRFTGYPCSFTFYHHIRNEILEEFTFLDYVKEESYAYLDKVRGDKKNVTFVGIHVRRGDYVHVMPNTWKGVIADKGYLDKATDYFRKKYENPLFIVTSNGMDWCKENMNNSREDIHFAGDGQEGSPGRDFALLAHCNHTIMTIGTFGVWAGYLVAGETIYLDKYVLPDSPFLNVFKYEAAFLPEWIGIPADLSPLLGKQNGQ from the coding sequence ATGGCGAACCGTAAGTTTTGGATCCTGGTCGTGGTTGTGGTCATCTTCATTGGGAATATGtcttacatttattacaacaataTAAAAGTCAGTACAATCATGGAATACATCCAAAGAAGTGATCAAGAAAATTccaccagcacccaggcagccaCTGTCCGTCCACTTACTGGCATGTGGACTGTAGGTCCCGCTGGGCGCCTAGGAAACATCATGGGGGAGTACGCAACCCTCTACGCACTTGCCAAACTTAATGGGCAccaggcctacatcacacaaaataTGCATAATCAGctgtcaaaaatatttaaaattaagttGCCTGTAATTAATGATGAAGCTTTAAATCGTATAAAGTGGAGAGACTATTGGCTCCACGACTGGATGTCACCAGAATACTATAACATAGAAGGGGAATATGTTCGATTCACGGGATACCCTTGTTCGTTTACGTTCTACCACCACATACGGAATGAGATCCTTGAGGAATTTACATTCCTTGACTATGTTAAAGAAGAATCCTATGCCTACCTCGACAAAGTCAGGGGTGATAAGAAAAACGTCACATTTGTTGGGATCCACGTCCGGAGAGGGGACTACGTTCATGTAATGCCCAATACATGGAAAGGGGTGATTGCAGACAAGGGGTACTTGGATAAAGCTACAGACTACTTcagaaaaaaatacgaaaaccctTTGTTTATAGTAACCAGCAATGGAATGGATTGGTGCAAGGAGAATATGAACAATTCAAGAGAAGATATTCACTTTGCTGGAGATGGTCAAGAAGGTTCTCCTGGGCGGGATTTTGCACTCTTGGCCCATTGCAACCATACAATTATGACTATAGGAACTTTTGGGGTCTGGGCTGGATATTTAGTAGCGGGGGAAACCATCTACCTTGATAAGTACGTTTTGCCGGATTCGCCGTTCCTCAATGTGTTTAAGTACGAAGCTGCTTTTCTTCCAGAGTGGATTGGGATTCCTGCAGACCTCTCGCCCCTCCTTGGGAAGCAGAATGGACAATAA